A segment of the Arachis hypogaea cultivar Tifrunner chromosome 5, arahy.Tifrunner.gnm2.J5K5, whole genome shotgun sequence genome:
CTTCAGGTTGCTGCACTTTTCCAAGAGCATCCGGATCTTCTTGatgagtttactcattttctccCGGACACTTCCTCAGCAGCCTCTGCTCATTATATTTCTGCTAGAAATTCTATGCTTCGTGATAGGAGCTCTGCAATGCCAACTGTACGGCAAATGCATGTTGAGAAGGTTATCTCcatatttttctgtccctcttggTAGTATAAAATGAGATGCTAAGTCAAGGTGCCTGGAGGTTTCAGCACCTTTTGGTGGCTGCATTATTGCCCCTTCCATGAGATGCATACTTCTAGTGTATTATTGTTCAGGCAACATACCTGTAGCACTTAATGATAGCTGTAGAAAGTTAAAAAAATCCATCCCTCTAACTTGCTATGATGTTACATTGGGTAAAATATTATGTTGTTGAGAAGTAACTATTTCTGGGTCATAAGGAATTTTACGGCTAGCAGTTTAGGGTTTTGTAAATTGAACATTGCAGTTGTTTACTTTTTCTTAGGATGTTATGCTGACGTAGTTATAAGTCTTTGGCTGATCTTTCTCCAAGGGATTAAAACCCTGAAGCCAAGTAGCCTTTTGTCTTTTACTATCTTGGTGACTCTGGTCCCACTGATTGCATGTTTGGTTATCAAGCTTACATTCTACTTATCTTGTGTGCCAGAGAGAAAGGACTATGACCTCACATGGTGATCGTGACCTCAGTGTTGACCGTCCTGACCCTGATAATGACAGAGGTTTGATGAGGGCAGAAAAGGATCAGAGGAGACGTCTAGAGAAGGATAAGGAACGCAGAGAGGAGAGAGATAGGAGAGAACGTGACAGAGATGATAGAGATTATGAGCATGATGGTGGTCGAGATAGGGAAAGGTTCTCCCATAAACGGAAATCTGATCGTAGGGCTGAAGACTCTGGAGCCGAACCATTGCTCGATGATGAACATATTGGTATGCGCCCTATGCCATCCACTTGTGATGAAAGAAATACTCTTAAAAGTGAGTATGTTGTCATCATTTTGATCCTGAATCTACtggtttttttgttatatttgttACCTTTTCCAACCAATGCTATGATAACATTATTTAAACAGTGGAAACATATGCTTTTATGtttggttgaaaataaataaattgataaaataagaaaaaggtgtCAAACGTGAAACTTCATTACAGCAACTAATGCAAAATATTTCTCATCACTATTCTACTGCATATATTGCTAAAGTTTATAAAAAAGAAGAGTATGGTGTCTCTTGTTGATAGGGTTATCTGTATTGAAGAAGTGTTAAATATTTTCCATTTATGAGATGATTTCATAATCCATTGTCCTTGTTATaagggaaaaataaatttatttcaacttcttgtttgtcttctatccTTTGTTGCATAAAACTTTTAACATCTTATTTTCCTTTAGCAGTTTTTTACTTATGTCAAATTTCATTATCTCAGGCATGTATAGCCAGGAGCTTGCTTTCTGTGAAAAGGTCAAAGAGAAATTACGAAATCCTGATGACTACCAGGAATTTTTGAAGTGTTTGCATATTTACAGCAGGGAAATAATTACCAGACATGAATTGCAGTCATTGGTATggcttattattaatttttcttgtcaTCCGCTTTACTGATTTCATTGTCGGATTCTATAAATGCATGTCTTTTATTCAATCTTGCTTTGTTGGTTTAGCTGGATGTGGGCATTTACCGTTATTCCCtaaataaaatatgttaaaatATGTAAAAAGAAAAGGGATATCCTCCTATAGCATTGGTGCTTAAAATCGAGTTTATTTGCATGCATTCAATTTGGATTATATTTGGCTCAGCCAGAGTTTAGTTTGGGCCAGAATAGCCTATGCCCTATGGAGCCTCTAAGCCAATGCGGCCAATTTCAAGGAATGACGGTGTCAGATAATGAGAATAGGCATTCAGGTAATTTAAGGCAAGATCAATTTCTCAATATGATACTGCCATGTCTTATATTAAGCAATAGATTGAAGGAGGATCATTTTGGATGGTACATTTGGAGGATCTAATGGAATGAAGGACTTAAAGTGTGTTTTCAGAAATATGAAATGGCTAAAATGGGGGTATTGTGTTGGCATACTAGTATGCTTTAAATGCTGCAGAGGCCATCATAATCATACTTGCAGCAAGTATATGGATAAAATCAGAAACCAGAAACAACAGAATAGCCAATTTCCTTTTCATAACGCCAAAGCAGCAGCTTTCTGTACCACCTATTAAAGTGATCATCTTCCCAGTATCATCTTGATCAATAAAGGAAACCAcaagatttcaccaagtgtttgagcTTGATTGCATGTAACCAAATCACTTTGTTCATTTTATCAAAACAAACAAGAAGATATGAGCAATGCAGATTGCAGACGGAACCATATTTTTCAACCTGTTTGAGATCTTCCTTCCAATTCACATTTGTTCTTCCCTAATAACCTTACCTGTGCGAGAGCTTATGGTAGATAGTCAAGCAATTTTTGCACTCGATGTAAAGGACAATGGTTCAAGTTGCTTTCAGCAAAGCTGGAAAGGATAACTGCCTCCATCAAGGATTCAGAAGATTTGGTGATTTTTGGATTTTGTATTGTCTGTGAGGGGGCACCTGGCACTCTGTACAATTAGAGCTGTGAAGGAAGCAATTACAACAATTACGGCAGGAATAGATGGTCTAGAATAAATTATGTTTCTTCTGAAGTGTGATAATTGGCCAGCAGTATTATGTTTTTGGTCATTTATTCTTGACAAAGTCTGGTGGCATCCCGTTCTAAATTCTTCACAGATGACCCTGCAGCTGAGGCACCATGAACTACTAATCTTTTCAATGCTGATGATGTCATcttcaataatttgataaattttgatttagctgaaattttcaattaaaaaaactaGAAGTAATAGAATATATATCCTCTTCGCCGGAAAATCTACTACATATAATGTGGTGTTGCGATTGTAGTTAAAtaatttggtgcaagaacttatgTCCTTGAAGTTAATTATACACTTTATCTTGGCCTACTTCCATTATATTTCTTAGTGCTGCCTATAGATCATATTAAATAACATGCTCTGGAATATAATTGCTAACTCATGGTCACTTATTCTTCAAGGTTGGTGATTTACTGGGGAAATATCCAGATCTTATGGAGGGGTTTAATGAATTTTTGATACAATCTGAAAAGAATGGTAATGTTCAAACTAATTTCATATTTCTATGTTGTTACACTTCCAAGATATTTCTAATCAGTTTCTGTGATACAGATGGTGGATTCCTTGCTGGTGTCATGAATAAAAGTATGTAAAATGGCTTGGAATTTTCTGTTATTATGATAGATTCtacttatttattttgtaatcTGATACCATGTTTAAGTTTCTTAGCTTTGTCTTTTCGCACAAAACTCACCTTttattttgtgtgtgtgtgtatgtgtgttttCATCAGAGTCCTTATGGAGTGACGGACAAAGGCCGAAATCTGTGAAGGTTGAAGACAGAGATCGTGATCGAGACCGTTGTAGGGATGATGGCATGAAAGAAAGGGATCGTGAATTCCGAGAAAGGGACAAATCCACTGCCCCCGCCAACAAGGATGTTTCAGGTCCTAAGATGTCCATATATCCCAGCAAGGATAAGTATTTGTCAAAGCCTATAAATGAGCTGGACCTTTCTAACTGTGATCAATGCACTCCGAGCTATCGTCTATTGCCAAAAAATGTATACTTGATTTACTTGTCTCTCggttttatattacttgaatgtgATATCTGTGATTCTCTTGCTGATTGCGTTTCATATGTGTTACCTGTGCTTATGCAGTACCCAATACCTGTAGCTAGCCAGAGAACAGAACTTGGTGCAGAAGTATTAAATGATCACTGGGTGTCTGTTACTTCAGGAAGTGAGGATTATTCCTTTAAACATATGCGCAAAAATCAGTATGAAGAGAGCTTGTTCAGATGTGAAGATGACAGGTCAGACTTGCAGTGATGCttatttgattggttgtatttGCATCAAGGTTATCAAATTGTAATTCAGAACTTGAATTGCTAAGGTTAATCATTGAATTGTGAATCATGAACTGTATTGAATTCCAGGATTCAAGGATACATGCAAAATTAATGCCATACCATAAACTTTCATAAGACCAATAACATATAATCATCACTCATCTCCAAAGTTTTCAAAAACACAATCCTCACAAATAGAAGTCTTACAAAGTGCATAAAATCTTAAGAAAGTAACAGTGTAGTTTCTCTCATATAAGCCAAGACAACAAAGAAAAAAGATGCAGATGAAAGGGAGCTGAAAAAACTGATGTCTCTGTTTGAGGAAAGAATGAAAAAACTTTTAAGGTCACTTATGTTTGCCATGTGAAGACATTGTAGAATCCTGCtagtggatttttttttttttgcatttttgttCAAACAATCTAGTTTTAACAATATATTGGTTATAACTAAGAAGTTCTAAATGCACTCGGCTGCCTCTGTTTCTTTCCTAAAAATTGGCGTTTGGaggattttttttcccttttttcttggGGTATTGGAGCATATTGGGTGATTCGTGATTCTGAATTGCACAATGATAAGCATGTTTGCCATATCATTTTAcctcttttttaaaatgtttttgtcAAGTTATCTACCATTGGCACTTATTGATATCATTTTAATCTATGTTTGCAGGTTTGAACTTGATATGTTGCTAGAGTCTGTAAATGCAACTACTAAGCGAGTGGAAGAGCTGTTAGAAAAGGtcaataataatataatcaaaGGAGACAGTCCAATTCGTATTGAGGAGCACTTAACAGGTTAAGGGCTTTTCTGTTCATCAATATATTTTCATATGGCACAGATGCAATATGAGGTAATTTGATGTTTTCCATATTCTGATGGGGACTTTCTTGCATTACTTTCAGCCTTAAATCTTAGGTGCATTGAACGATTATATGGTGACCATGGGCTAGATGTGATGGATGTGTTACGGAAAAATGCATCTCTGGCTTTGCCAGTGATATTAACCCGCTTGAAGCAGAAACAAGATGAATGGGCAAGGTGTCGTGCTGATTTTAATAAAGTCTGGGCTGAAATATATGCCAAAAATTATCATAAATCTCTTGATCACCGTAGCTTCTACTTTAAACAACAGGATACAAAAAGCTTGAGTACTAAAGGTAACAACTTTTCAGTTCATTTACTTCTAGTAATACAGGGCAATGAGGCTTTTAATGTTCAAAAaaattagatgatttttttttttatatcttctATACCTCTATATCTATACTTCTATACTTCTATACTATATATAATGGGAATATGAGAAACGTTGGTGTCCAACTCTTTTCCCCCCTAAATACCCTTCATTAAATATAGTctataaaaacattttttttttttggctgtaTCAAAGACTTAGAGCTTGTTTGGGTGCCATTAAGTTGTTAggaaaagttttttatttttttatttcttagtttgttttgaaaaattttaatagtaaaaataatttttttttagaagctacaatttacatttcttttaatagatatatatatttttttaatattgtcgTATCCAGAAcataattattagataaaaagatatttttacacGAAATAgtgaaacataaaattactttaacttttttaaaagatcttttaaaaaaagatcacTTGAAAAGAGAGTGTTTTGTAGAAACTCACTCAAACAAGTCCTTAAACCCAAGACCTTTTGGTTAAGTTATAAACAATTCACCATATCGACAAAttccatttttattatttttacatgcatttaataaataaaagtgtCATAGTTCTCCATTATCTTGTCTACAAGTTTTCTGCACTCTATGCTTCTCCCTCATTTCACATTTATTTGTAGTTTTTCTAAGGTTGGGAATAAAGTCATGCAGAATAACAATGTGTGTAGTCATAGTCATCTGGGTTAATTTTTGACTCATTGATAATAACATCCCATCTAATACAAAACGACGCTTGCCTATCACCTCGCAGAACTAAAATGCTAAATCATTGATGAGCTTATCATGATGCAGGAATTCATTTTGTTCTTCTGACTCATTCCTTTTTCTAATCTTTTTACAGCATTACTGGCCGAAATCAAAGAAATCAGTGAGAAGAAACGCAAAGAAGATGATGTTCTTCTTGCGATTGCTGCTGGAAATAGACGTCCTGTTCTTCCAAACCTTGAGTTTGAGTACACTGATTCTGATATTCATGAAGATCTGTATCAGCTTGTAAAATATTCTTGTGGAGAAATGTGTACAACTGAACAATTGGATAAAGTTATGAAGGTTTGGACAACATTTTTAGAACCCATTCTGTGTGTTCCTTCTCGGCCTCTGGGTGCCGAGGATACAGAAGATGTTGTCAAGGATAAGAATAATTCTGCCAAAAGTGGCACTGCAAGTGTTGCCGAGAGTGAGGGTAGTGCTGGTGCTGGTGCTGGTGCTATTGTAGTGAATCCTAAGCATATTAACACTTCTAGAAATGGGGATGAGTGTATGCCATTAGATCAATCAAATTCTAGCAAAGTATGGCAATCAAATGGTGACAGTGGTGCAAAAGATGATAAATGTCTTGATTCAGACCGCACTCTGCATAAAACTGAAACTTCAGGCACTAATACACAGCATGGTAAAATTAATACTAGTTCATTCACACCTGATGAAATGTCAGGAGTCAATAAGCAAGACCACTCCAGTGAGCGGTTGGTGAATGCTAATGTTTCACCAGCATTAGGAGTGGAGCTAAGTAATGGAAGAACAAGCATGGATAATGCATCAGGTTAGTATCTTTCTTCTGGGATGGTGATTTTTCTCAAGTCTTacttcatcttttatttttgataatgtcattTGATGTTACACTTTTACATTCTGATAATGAATGGAACTAAGATACAGCCTTTTCCTTGAAGGAATCATTGCCACTAATCCGTCTAGACCTGGTAATATTTCTGGCGAAGGTGGAGTTGATTTACCTTCATCAGAGGTATGGCTCAATCCTTTGTGCTTCTTGTCTTACTCTCAACTTAAAATTTGTTTTTGCTAGCTTCATGTTATGGATCAACTTAAATTTGCTATCAGTATAATAATTTACAGTATCTGATAACAGTTGATGCCAACCTACTGAAACATGATGAAATACTTATAGCATATAATGCGGGTGAAACATCATAACTTTCTTAATAATGTGGCACTTTCTTGTTCACTTATAGCATATAATTATTATGTAAGTTATTTCTTGAATATGTATGTTTGATGTTTGATCGTTCTGTACATTGCAGTTGTTTGCTTTCCTGAAGATAGTGTTAGGGATACCATTTCCTTGCACTTGTGTTCTGGGATTATTCATGATAACGATTGTTTGAAGTTTTGTAATTAatactttcttatttatttattttcatgacTTAGGGTGGTGATTCTACCAGACCAGGTACATCCACAAATGGGACCATCACAGAAGGGACCGAAGTTCACAGGTACCCAGAAGAATCAGTTCGGCAGTTAAAAAGTGAAAGAGAAGAGGGCGAGTTGTCCCCAAATGGAGACTTTGAAGAGGATAACTTTGCTGTTTATGGAGATACTGGTTTGGATGCAGTCCATAAGGGGAAGGATGGCGGTTCGAGTCAGCAAtaccaaaacagaaatggagaACAAGCTTTAGGTGAAGTTAGAGGAGAGAATGATGTTGATGCTGACGATGAAGGTGAGGAAAGTCCACACAGGTCATCTGAGGACAGTGAGAATGCTTCCGAGAATGTTGATGTTTCTGGAAGCGAGTCTGCTGATGGTGAGGAATCTCGAGAAGAGCATGAGGATGGGGAAAATGATAACAAAGCTGAGAGTGAAGGTGAAGCTGAAGGAATGGCTGATGCCCATGATGTTGAAGGAGATGGAACCTCCTTGCCATTTTCAGAGCGCTTCCTATTAACTGTAAAGCCACTGGCGAAGCATGTTCCCCCAGCGTTACACGAGAAAGAAAGGACTTCTCGAATTTTTTATGGAAATGATTCCTTTTACGTCCTGTTTAGACTTCATCAGGTACGAAATTGTCTTTTTATGGAAATAGgttatttttcattcattttttgtCATGACTTCAAATATGAAGATGTCTACTTCCCATTTTCCCCTCAAGGTTTCTAAACCTATGTTGATGTCATGATGGTTTCTAGTAGTATAAACAACTGCctataattaaatattgatataGCAACTTAGCAAGTTTCGTGTTGCTTTTCTGACAGACATTGTATGAGAGGATACAATCAGCAAAGATTAACTCATCATCTGCTGAAAGGAAATGGGGGGCTTCAAATAATACGGGTTCTACTGATCAATACAACAGGTGATATGCTTTGTAAATTTTGCActcagttaaaaattaaaatacgagTATATTTGCGGACTAAGGGACTCTTTTATGTGACAGGTTCATGAATGCGCTCTACAATTTGCTGGATGGTTCATCTGATAATACAAAATTCGAGGATGATTGTCGAGCCATTATTGGAACTCAGTCATATCTCTTATTCACTTTAGACAAGCTGATTTATAAGCTTGTTAAACAGGTCAAGCTCATGAATTGCTCTTTCTCTCATCTATTTTGTTCTATTCTAACTTTCTGTCCCTGAAAATTTCTCCTTTTTATTTCAGCTTCAAAATGTTGCCACTGATGAGATGGATAACAAGCTTCTCCAATTATATGCCTATGAGAAATCAAGAAAACCAGGAAGATTTGTTGACGCAGTTTATCATGAAAATGCCCGTGTTCTTCTTCATGAAGAGAACATATACCGAATTGAATATGTaatgatttttgttttttctttctttttctacttggATTTGCTGCTGaactaaattcaaaatattttctgttcTGTAATCTTATGTATTGGATTGCAGTCACCTGGACTTAAGAAATTGTCTCTTCAACTGATGGACTATGGACATGATAAGCCTGAAGTGACTGCCGTGTCAATGGACCCCAACTTTTCAGGCTATTTGTACAACGAATTTTTTTCTGTTGTCTCTGACAAAAAGGAAAAGTCTGGAATTTTCTTGAAGAGGTATTTGACAAGCCCAAAGAATTGTTTGGTGCCATTcttgaagtaatatatttttaaacaaaacttatttattttactttattcatTTCCGTAGGAACAAACGTAGATATGCCTGTGGTGATGACATTTCAAGTGAGGCTGTGGAAGGACTACAAGTTATTAATGGTCTTGAGTGTAAGATATCTTGCAGTTCATCCAAGGTAATAATCGTTCTACTTTTGAATATTGTTCTTATTTTGCACATTCTGTTGGGTTGTGTTTCCAAAGTTCCACTCATACATTTCCTTGGTATCCATTGCATGTTGTCAGGTGTCATATGTTTTAGATACGGAAGATTCTTTGTTCCGGAAGAGAAAGAATAGGGCAAAGTCTTTAACCATTAGTTCGAGAAGAGCACAACGGTTCCACAAATTGTTTTCCCTTGCATGCTGACATCCATTTTCAGCTGGATAAGGTTTGTGATTTCATATTACTAAATGTATTGTGCTAGACCGACACCTTATTCGTTTCCAGATAGATGCATAATCCTCACGTCCATGAGAAAAACCTCCTAGTTGATATCCTTCTCTTAGAGCTATATCATATCTTAATTCAAAATGCTAGTTTTGTTCCGTAAAAGCAAAAGTTTTAGTTGATGTATGAAGTTCAAGCAAACAGATGATCTAATTAATAGTTGCTCTTCGGTTGTCCTTTTAACTAGCAGCTTTCAATCGTTGCCGGCAAAGCCGCGGTACATGACATTACAACATGATGAGAAAAGCAAAATATGATTTACTGAAATTATTTTTCTCGTGTTCTCACGTTCACTATACGAGCAACCCAATAAAACCTTATAGAATGGAAGGCTCAGGTTGGAGCGtagtggaggaggaggaggaggaggaggaggaggaggattgtAGAATACTGTAATTTGATGGCCGATAACTCAATAATGTAAATAGCGATAATTTGTGATGTAGTACGAACACATTTTTATTCCATTCATCCATagtgtttttttataatttcaattgcaatttttttagtggtttcctttttgttcttaaccATTTTGCTGCTACAACTTTGTAGAGGTTGTTGATTGTGGGAAGAAAATTTATATCTTCATAGGCTTTTGGGTAACTAAGGCTGCGAATTCAGTGTCTTTAGATACAATGTCTATGTCTTATCTTTCGAACATAATTTTGTCTTAGTATTCCTGCCTCAGTGTCATGTGTTTATAAACAAAATTAAGTCTAACAGCCACTATTCATAAATCTGATACAACTCACAGGCCCTACTTTATATATGTGCTTTGAATGTTTATAGTCAACTCTGAAAGTCTTATTATTTGCGACACTGCTGAGGATAGAACGCTTTCTCTTTCCTTCAATTTTTCTTATGCAAACCAGTTATCTGTTGTGCATCGAATGTGAAATTAAGGAGTTAAAACACAttctaaaagtaaaattcaagaagatattagattatatttttaaacaatattAAGGTGCAAGTTATTTTAGCAATGTCATAAATCATGTGGCAAAAATTCAGCTATAGTCAAAGGTATATGAAAAAAACACCTACAATACAAACCGATTTTACATAAACTTGAGTGGGACTTAGAgtgtggagtttttttttttttttttctcggaAGACAGTGGTGGTATTTTATTCAacggaaaaacaaaaatacaatgaccaaaaataaaaaaagagaaatagaaaaaggagGATTTCCAAATATTTACGAACAagcaaaattataaagaaaagtaAACACAACGAAGTAAATAGTGCAAAATATTTTACGGTATCATACGTAACGCAAAATAGGTAGTTTTTGGTTTAATTTAAACGATGTCACTAACTCTTCTTTTGAAAATTCCTGAACATGTTCGAAATTTGCTGACACTTTTCATTTTACATATTCTAAGCTATTATTAAAACCAGCCAAGCTTTATAAGAGCTTATCTCTTGAAGTCCACCTTGTAACACTGAGTTCCTCCTTTAAAAGTAGGTTGACATTCTGGTGTTGAATTGCAAATTGGGTAAGTTGTCAAAGTGGATGAAAATCGTTGGAGAATAAAAAGCAGAACActaaatttattatgtaaaatttttcATGCAAAGAGCAGAAACTTGTGAGACATTTTTAGCTTTTATGGTTAGCTTCAAATTGGTATCTATTGCATGAAGTTTAGGCAGGATTTAATGCAAGCGTGATAGCAATCTTGTATGTTAATACAACATTATATGTTTTTGCTCTGTTCATCAACCATCtagtatctttatcttttttttttccaaggtAATAAAGAGGATTTGCTAAgcaatttgtaaataaaaaaggTCTGAGATTAATGCTTAGTTCTACTGTTTATTTGACAGAAACATGTCTTTTACTCATAACAAATGGTTACTATCTGATAGCAATATCACAGATGGTGGAACATTAAAGGAGTAGCGAAGAGAAAGTCATGGTTCAATGAAGGTTCAGATATCGCTAAAACTTGCCTTCCAACCAACGTCTTTCTCTACAACTCGTTTTCCTTTAAAAATACTTTACCAATTCAAGAAGACAAGGTTCCTACTGCAGCATTATTTACCCAAAAAAGCCTGACATTTTTTAAGCCCGCCTCCTTTGTTAGGCTTAGATATCTTATCACAGCTAATCCACACCATTCACTTTTTGGAAGTTTGCTGCCCCATTAAAATTGAGTTAGTGCACAATGAATTTCATTTAATAAACTGTTTGAAAGTTTAAAACATGACAAAGTATAGATTGGTATGGCTTCACCAATTGCTCGTACTAATACTTATGTTCTTCCATTAAATGACGAGCGCTTTTTTTCTCTTTATGTATTTTTGAGAATCTTATTTTTGATTGAGACGAAGGAGGCTTTCTTAGAGCGGTTGACAAGAACAAGTAAGCCCAACCATTTATTCTGTGCAGCTACGTGAGAAATATTCAGTTGGACTGCTAAACAGGTTTTAATCTACCCTGGAGTGTTATTATTGAAAAACAAGGATGATTCATTAGGATGGATTGTTTGTCCATTGAAGCTCTCATAAGAATCTAATAATTCTAGAAGAGGCACAACTATTTTTCGAGACTTTACcgaacaaaataaaaatcatgaATAACTGACAAGTAAGTTACAGTTGGGCATCTTCTGTTTGTTTGAATTTTTCAAATGAGACTGTTTTGCTCTATTTTGTGTagcaagaaaaaaaatctttctgcgcataataacaaaagaaaagggGCCAGACAATCACCTTGACAGATGCCTctatttggttaaaaaaaatcatagaattgaccttctataacaataaaataagAAACGGTTATCATCAATTGGGGAATCCAGTGAATGATTGTCGATTTAAAGCTCAACTACTTGATAATATACTATAGAAAATTCCATTCTACTTTGTCGTAGGCTTTACTCACATCAAGTTTCAGTGTCATTTCATATTCCAAGCTTGCTTTTGTTGTTAAGGTAGTGCATACATTCGTGTGCTATAAGAATGTTATAAAAAACACGCTTATCTTTTAGGAATGCAATCTGAGTAGGGGTTATCATCTTGACCGTACACCGATGGAGTTTCTGGACTAGCACCTTTGAAATGATTTCATAGACAATAGAGGACAAACTTATGGGCTTTACTTGAGTCATATTGCTCGCATCTGGGACCTTTGGCACTAAACAGATATTGGTGTGGTCACCTCTAGTAAAAAAACTCATCACAGTCTGGAACACGTCTTCTTCCACTATATCCCAGTGGaatataaaaaattcaacaattgtACCATCCTCTCCTGGTGTACTTTGAGGGTGGATACTAAAGGTAACT
Coding sequences within it:
- the LOC112801015 gene encoding paired amphipathic helix protein Sin3-like 4 isoform X1, whose protein sequence is MKRSRDDIFASPQLKRPIVSSRGEASGQPQMMNGGAVIQKLTTNDALAYLKAVKDIFQDKRDKYDDFLEVMKDFKAQRVDTAGVIARVKQLFKGHRDLLLGFNTFLPRGYEITLPLEDEQPAPKKPVEFEEAINFVNKIKTRFQGDDRVYKSFLDILNMYRKESKSITDVYQEVAALFQEHPDLLDEFTHFLPDTSSAASAHYISARNSMLRDRSSAMPTVRQMHVEKRERTMTSHGDRDLSVDRPDPDNDRGLMRAEKDQRRRLEKDKERREERDRRERDRDDRDYEHDGGRDRERFSHKRKSDRRAEDSGAEPLLDDEHIGMRPMPSTCDERNTLKSMYSQELAFCEKVKEKLRNPDDYQEFLKCLHIYSREIITRHELQSLVGDLLGKYPDLMEGFNEFLIQSEKNDGGFLAGVMNKKSLWSDGQRPKSVKVEDRDRDRDRCRDDGMKERDREFRERDKSTAPANKDVSGPKMSIYPSKDKYLSKPINELDLSNCDQCTPSYRLLPKNYPIPVASQRTELGAEVLNDHWVSVTSGSEDYSFKHMRKNQYEESLFRCEDDRFELDMLLESVNATTKRVEELLEKVNNNIIKGDSPIRIEEHLTALNLRCIERLYGDHGLDVMDVLRKNASLALPVILTRLKQKQDEWARCRADFNKVWAEIYAKNYHKSLDHRSFYFKQQDTKSLSTKALLAEIKEISEKKRKEDDVLLAIAAGNRRPVLPNLEFEYTDSDIHEDLYQLVKYSCGEMCTTEQLDKVMKVWTTFLEPILCVPSRPLGAEDTEDVVKDKNNSAKSGTASVAESEGSAGAGAGAIVVNPKHINTSRNGDECMPLDQSNSSKVWQSNGDSGAKDDKCLDSDRTLHKTETSGTNTQHGKINTSSFTPDEMSGVNKQDHSSERLVNANVSPALGVELSNGRTSMDNASGIIATNPSRPGNISGEGGVDLPSSEGGDSTRPGTSTNGTITEGTEVHRYPEESVRQLKSEREEGELSPNGDFEEDNFAVYGDTGLDAVHKGKDGGSSQQYQNRNGEQALGEVRGENDVDADDEGEESPHRSSEDSENASENVDVSGSESADGEESREEHEDGENDNKAESEGEAEGMADAHDVEGDGTSLPFSERFLLTVKPLAKHVPPALHEKERTSRIFYGNDSFYVLFRLHQTLYERIQSAKINSSSAERKWGASNNTGSTDQYNRFMNALYNLLDGSSDNTKFEDDCRAIIGTQSYLLFTLDKLIYKLVKQLQNVATDEMDNKLLQLYAYEKSRKPGRFVDAVYHENARVLLHEENIYRIEYSPGLKKLSLQLMDYGHDKPEVTAVSMDPNFSGYLYNEFFSVVSDKKEKSGIFLKRNKRRYACGDDISSEAVEGLQVINGLECKISCSSSKVSYVLDTEDSLFRKRKNRAKSLTISSRRAQRFHKLFSLAC
- the LOC112801015 gene encoding paired amphipathic helix protein Sin3-like 4 isoform X4; amino-acid sequence: MMNGGAVIQKLTTNDALAYLKAVKDIFQDKRDKYDDFLEVMKDFKAQRVDTAGVIARVKQLFKGHRDLLLGFNTFLPRGYEITLPLEDEQPAPKKPVEFEEAINFVNKIKTRFQGDDRVYKSFLDILNMYRKESKSITDVYQEVAALFQEHPDLLDEFTHFLPDTSSAASAHYISARNSMLRDRSSAMPTVRQMHVEKRERTMTSHGDRDLSVDRPDPDNDRGLMRAEKDQRRRLEKDKERREERDRRERDRDDRDYEHDGGRDRERFSHKRKSDRRAEDSGAEPLLDDEHIGMYSQELAFCEKVKEKLRNPDDYQEFLKCLHIYSREIITRHELQSLVGDLLGKYPDLMEGFNEFLIQSEKNDGGFLAGVMNKKSLWSDGQRPKSVKVEDRDRDRDRCRDDGMKERDREFRERDKSTAPANKDVSGPKMSIYPSKDKYLSKPINELDLSNCDQCTPSYRLLPKNYPIPVASQRTELGAEVLNDHWVSVTSGSEDYSFKHMRKNQYEESLFRCEDDRFELDMLLESVNATTKRVEELLEKVNNNIIKGDSPIRIEEHLTALNLRCIERLYGDHGLDVMDVLRKNASLALPVILTRLKQKQDEWARCRADFNKVWAEIYAKNYHKSLDHRSFYFKQQDTKSLSTKALLAEIKEISEKKRKEDDVLLAIAAGNRRPVLPNLEFEYTDSDIHEDLYQLVKYSCGEMCTTEQLDKVMKVWTTFLEPILCVPSRPLGAEDTEDVVKDKNNSAKSGTASVAESEGSAGAGAGAIVVNPKHINTSRNGDECMPLDQSNSSKVWQSNGDSGAKDDKCLDSDRTLHKTETSGTNTQHGKINTSSFTPDEMSGVNKQDHSSERLVNANVSPALGVELSNGRTSMDNASGIIATNPSRPGNISGEGGVDLPSSEGGDSTRPGTSTNGTITEGTEVHRYPEESVRQLKSEREEGELSPNGDFEEDNFAVYGDTGLDAVHKGKDGGSSQQYQNRNGEQALGEVRGENDVDADDEGEESPHRSSEDSENASENVDVSGSESADGEESREEHEDGENDNKAESEGEAEGMADAHDVEGDGTSLPFSERFLLTVKPLAKHVPPALHEKERTSRIFYGNDSFYVLFRLHQTLYERIQSAKINSSSAERKWGASNNTGSTDQYNRFMNALYNLLDGSSDNTKFEDDCRAIIGTQSYLLFTLDKLIYKLVKQLQNVATDEMDNKLLQLYAYEKSRKPGRFVDAVYHENARVLLHEENIYRIEYSPGLKKLSLQLMDYGHDKPEVTAVSMDPNFSGYLYNEFFSVVSDKKEKSGIFLKRNKRRYACGDDISSEAVEGLQVINGLECKISCSSSKVSYVLDTEDSLFRKRKNRAKSLTISSRRAQRFHKLFSLAC